The region AGCCTGAAAGATGCCATCGACTCCCATCACAAAGCCAATCAACAGCGACAAACAATTCCGTCAGAAAAAAGACTGGAACTCCGAGAGTTACTGGGACGCTTCATTGATGTCTGCCAGGCGATTCAGTACGCCCATAGTCGAGGAGTTCTGCATCGTGATTTAAAGCCCGGCAACATTATGCTGGGAAAATATGGCGAGACTCTGGTTGTAGACTGGGGACTCGCCAAAGTTCTCGGGCATCAGGAAATTCAATCTGAAGAATCGCTTTTAGTTCCTTCGTCGTCCATCAGCAGTTCCGGAAAGACTCGCCCGGGATCTGCATTAGGAACTCCCGCCTATATGAGTCCTGAGCAAGCAGCAGGGAAGCTGGATGAACTTGGCCCGGAAACAGACGTCTATAGTCTGGGGGCTACCTTATATCATCTTCTGACAGGCCAGTCGCCATTCGATGGTAAGATCCATGAAGTGATCGATAAGGTTCAGAAAGGGGAGCTTGTTCATCCCCGAGATATCGCCTCGAGCGTTCCTCCCGCCCTGGCTGCTATTTGCCTGAAAGCGATGGCTCACAATCCTCAGCAACGCTATAGCTCTCCGCAGCAGATTGCAGATGACATTGAACGATGGCTCGCTGATGAGCCAGTCAGTGCCTATTCGGACACCTGGTCCGATCAGTTATCGCGTCTTGAAAGAAAGCATCGTGCATGGTTCCGGGCTGGACTGGTTTCTGCTTCCTTAATTGCAATTCTGGCTCTGATTTCCACCCTGTGGATCAACGCTGAGCGTAAACGAACCGACAAGTACGCCAGGTCAGAAGAGCTTGCCAAGAACAACGCCCTCAATGCGAAGAAAACTGCCGAAGAGAAAGAGCTCGAGTCTCGCCGTCGTCTTTATATCGGCAACATGAACTTCGCTCGCCATGCCTGGGAAGAAGCCAGACTATTTCAGCTGACACAAATTCTGGAAAAGACTGCCCCCGGAACATATGCTGATCAATGTCGTGATTTTGAATGGTACTATTGGGATCGCAAGGCAAAGGAAGAGCTCAAGACTCTGCAGGGGCATGCCTCTGGAGTGCATAGTGTTACGTTCAGTCCTGACGGAAAACAACTCGCTACAGCAGGTGGTGATTCAACGGCCAGGGTATGGAATGTCTCGACTGGGCAGGAAATCGTGACTTTGCAAGGTCATACTTCCTACCTACAGACGGTCGCTTATAGTCAGGATGGAAGCCTTCTGGCTACTGCCGGCGGCGATAAGACCATTAAACTCTGGAATCCATCAACCGGGCAGCTAATTCGAACACTTATCGGGCACTCGAATGAAGTATCGCAAGTGGCATTCAGCCAGGATGGAATGCGGCTTGCCTCTTCGAGTAGAGACATACTGTCTTTCCCGAATAAAGACATCACAGTGAAAATCTGGAATGTCCTTACAGGAAATGAAATTATTACCCTTTCAGGGTACACAGATGGGGTACTTGATATTGAGTTCAGTCCCGATGACAGGATCATTGCCGCAGCAGGTGGTGACGGTCAAATAACTCTCTGGAATGCAACCACTTATGAAAAGATAACAAGTTTCAAATGTCATCCCTACGCAATATTTGATATCGCATTTAGCCCCGATGGAGCACAAATTGCTTCAGCCAGCGCGGATCGCACTATTAAAATCTGGAACACAAAGACGTATGAAGAAGTCAAGACGTTCCAGGGACATCTGGGCGCTGTCTCCGATGTTGTCTTCACCCCAAACGGTCACCAGATTGTTTCTGGGAGTGTGGACAGAACCATTAAAGTCTGGGATGTAGTGACAGGGAGCGAATTAGTTTCTTTTGCTAGTGCTTCCAATGCACCGATGGGTGGTGCGACTCTCGGAGTCGCAGTTAGCCCTGATGGATCCAGAATCGCATCAGCAGGCGATGACGGAACCGTCAAGCTTTGGGATGCATCGCTGACTTTCAATTCCATTGTCGGTAAAGGGCATACTCAATCAGTCAATTGTGTCGCATGCAGTCCTGATAACAGCCGAATTGTTACCGGCGGCCAGGATGAACTGGTAAAGATCTGGGATGCTTCTACCGGCATTGAACTTGCGACGCTTAAAGGGTACCCAGGGTCTGTTCGGGCTGTGGCATTCAGTCCTGATGGATCCATGATTGCTGCTGCGGGAATGGATACTCGCAGAAATCCAGTCCGTCGCGACCATTCCATCAAGATCTGGAATTCAACCACCTATCAGGAGATCGCTACACTGAGTGGTCATGAGCGATTTATAGATGATATTTCTTTCAGTCCCGATAGTCAGAGAATTGCATCAGCATCGAATGACATGACGGCGAGAGTGTGGGATGTTGCAAAGGCGAAGCAGATTTGTCTGTTCAAAGGACACAATAAACTCGTCATGTCTGTCGCATTCAGCCCCGATGGGAACAGGGTTGCTTCTGGAGGTGATGACAAAACTGCGAGACTATGGGATGCGCGTACCGGTCAAGAATTGATGACATTTAATGGGCATGAAGCAGTCGTCTCTGCTTTACAGTTTAGTAAAGATGGCACCTTGCTCGCGACTGGAAGTTGGGACAGTACCATTAAGCTTTGGGATCCGATCTCTGGTCAAGAATTGAAAACACTTACGGGTCATGCGGGATTTATTAATAGTCTCGAATTTAACCCCGTTGGTACTCGTCTTGCTGCAGCGTCCACAGATGGAACAATCAAACTCTGGGATATTTCGACAGGCGAGGAGACACTGCTACTCAAAAAATTCCATCAGAAGGCCACCTCTCCAAAGTTTGTCAATGAGGTCGCTTTCAGCCCTGACGGCACACGACTTTTCTCGGCGCATATGGACAATTCGCTAGTCATCTGGGATGCAAGACCATGGACAGATGAATTGCGATTGCAGCAACAAGCCATGTGCCTGCTGAATTCGGTATTTCAGCCAAAGAGCACTCGCGAGAAAGTATTTCATGCGATTGAATCAAATCAGACCTTTATTGAGCCAGTAAAACAACTGGCATTGAAAATGGCCTCTTCTCTGCCGCTTGGATCTCTTCAAAAGGCTTCAGAAGCACGCAAGTGAAGCCATTGACGCTGGCAACAGGTCTGCTCATCACCTTAAGAACCCGTGACATCGCTTATTCCCACATGCGGCCGATTTTTTTGCGGACATCGGCGGTTGTCAGTCCGTTGGCGATGTGGGTTTGACTTGCAGGCTCTTGAATGCGGGGTGTGACGACTTGCCAGGCTGTCAGAATGTCATCCGGCAGGAAGCGGGTGCGCTGGGAGTAGCTGTGGCGGTCTGACTGATTCTTGCCGTGAAAGTAATATCGCTGTGGATGATAAACCTGCAGATGCGTTTTCGCGCGCGTGAGAGCGACGTAAAACAGGCGGCGCTCTTCTTCGATTTCGCGCGGGTTGCGTGTCGCCATATCGGCCGGGATGTTTCCGTCAGCCGCATGCAGAACATAGACGGCATCCCATTCAAGACCTTTCGCAGAATGAATCGTTGAGAGTGTGATCCAGTCTTCATCGAGCAGTGGGTCTTGAGCAAAATCCTGCGTGGAAGTGGGTGGGTCGAGAGTCAGTTCTGCGAGAAATTGACTGCGGGATTCATACCGGGCGGCAATGATTTCGAGTTGTTCAAGATCGCGCAGGCGAGCGGGTGCGTGATCGTACTTCTGTTCTAACAGGGGAGCGAGAAACTGGCGAACCTGCGCGAGTTGCAGGGGAAGAGGAGTTGTGGTTTGACCACCTTTGACCAACGTCCGTAACAGAGCCACAAAGACCGGCCAATGAATTTTCGTCGCTGCGGCTGGGGTATGTTCGCGCCAGGGTTCAAAGGCAGAACTCCCTGATCCCAGGCGTTCTGTCAGTTGACGGGCCGTTTTAGGGCCAATCCCGGGCAGCAGCAATAACACACGCAGTGCGGAGACAATGTCTCGCGGATTTTCGGCCAGCCTCAGCATGGCCATGGCATCTTTCACATGAGCTGCTTCGACGAACTTCAGCCCGCCAAACTTGATGAAGGGAATATTTCGGCGAGAGAGTTCAATTTCGAGAGTGGCGCTGTGATGCGAAGCACGAAAAAGGACGGCCTGTCCTTTGAGGGAAACCCCCATTTCTCGCAGTTCCAGAATGCGCTCGGCGACCAGTGTGCTCTGCTCATTGTCGTCGCGGCAATTGACGAGTAGCGGCTTCCCTTGTGGTGGACGGTTGGTCCATAGTTGCTTTTTGCGGCCTTCGGTCGCCAGTGACATCACGAGATTACTGGCTGCGAGAATCTCGGGAGAACTGCGATAATTTTGTGAGAGCGTAAGGACGTTGGTGCCGGGATATTCCTGATCGAACCGGAGAATGTTCTCAATCGTGGCGGCTCGAAACGAATAGATCGACTGGGCGTCATCTCCGACGACCGTCAGACCCTGACCATCGGGACGAAGTGCCCGTACAATTTCGCCCTGCAGGGCATTGGTGTCCTGATATTCATCGACAAGGACAGCTTTGTACCGCTGTCTTAAAAGTGGGACAGCAGGGCTATCCTGCAGGAGTGCCAGCCAGAAAAGAAGGAGATCGTCGTAATCGAGGATCCGCTGCTCTTCCTTTCGCTGGGTGAATAATTGAAACAAGGCTTTAAGCCCGGCCTCATGCTCGGCACACCACGGGAAAGTCTCTTTCAGAACGAGGCTTAAGGGCTGACGGGTATTAACACAGCGGGAATAGATTTCGACACAGGTGCCTTTGAGAGGAAACCGCTTTTCCTGGCGTGTGATGTCGAGTTCTGAGCGAAGCTGGTTCATCAGATCTTCGGCGTCACTGCGATCGAGAATCGTGAAGTCGGCGTCGAGTCCGAGATACTGACCGAATTCACGCAGATGTCTGGTGGCAATGGCATGGAACGTCCCACCGACGACATGGCGACCATGAATGCGTGCAATGCCCGGCGACTTTGCAGCCACCGCGAGAAGTTGCTCGACCCGGCGGATCATTTCAGCAGCCGCTCGACGAGTGAAAGTCAGCAGCAGGATTTCGCCAGGGTCGATCCCTGTAGCGATCAAATGAGCGACCCGATGGACGAGAGTTGTGGTTTTGCCTGTCCCGGCACCGGCAATAATGAGCAGTGGAGCCGGCCCAGCCTGAGCAGCGGCCCGTTGCTCGGGATTGAGATCCTGCTGCCAACGGGAAAGATCTGCTAAAGGAACTGATGGAGGGCTGGCTGTCTGTGGGGAATCGGTTGTCATCCGTGAACTCGTGATCGTGACTGTGGGCCTGAATCGATGCACTCAATCCGTCAAGAGTGATCAAACCTGTCTGGGCAATACCTTATGGAGCATCGTTTGAAGTGCCGGCAAAATTCACAGCGGGAAGTCGATCGAGATACGAAGGGGGAATCTCAATGGCTTTTAAGGCCCCTTCCTGCATCGTACAGCAGACCGTGGTCATTTCGCCGCTGGCCAGGATTTTGCCATCTCGCGAGAAAACGTAACTCATGGTGAGCGAGCGCGTCGTCTGCCGGATAATGGTCACATCGATGGTGATGACTTCTTCATACCGGGCCGGCGCCCGGTAATCGCATTGGCAAGCCACTCGCGGCCAGCCGATCTCGATCCCTTCGGCCGTCTTTCCTGAAATCTTCAGCCCTAACGAGCGAAAGAATTCGTGCTCGGCCTGCTCCATGTACCGGAAGAAATTGGAGAAGTGGACAATTCCGGCCATATCGGTTTCATAGAACTCCACTCGGCGCTGGGTCGAGAAATGCGGCATGGACAGTTTCTGCCTTAAGGATCGGGAATAGTGGAATGACGATCGATGATGCAAAAGTTTCATCGAGTCGATGACCTGCAATACTGCTCTCATACGGATTCCAATATTCAACGGCGCTCCTTGGTATGGGGTGGCTGGGGTTGAGTCTTCGAACCCCCAGCGATTTTCGGAACGAACTGGGGGTTCGCGAAGACGCTCAACCCCAGCCACCCGCCCCGCAGTTGTTGATTGGAATCCGTATCAAAAGAGATTTTGCGAAGTCTGTTGGACTTTTGCGAATGATCGGAGCTGTC is a window of Planctopirus limnophila DSM 3776 DNA encoding:
- a CDS encoding protein kinase domain-containing protein, with translation MTHDQTDSARSIEKTVDQPSSQIQNTDWNLLFGIIAVQMNFVTRDHFLSAMKASSANDARPLGEILVATGAMTVEHHKMLEALINALLQQHENDLHKCLDALSSISSIREDLDQLQDPELTVRLQRHLSLEPASSLSVHKESETSDSSKLRFKIIRPHAKGGLGEVSVALDQELNREVALKEIQKKYLGDPASRERFLQEAEITGGLQHPGIVPVYGLGTFPDGSPFYAMRFIRGHSLKDAIDSHHKANQQRQTIPSEKRLELRELLGRFIDVCQAIQYAHSRGVLHRDLKPGNIMLGKYGETLVVDWGLAKVLGHQEIQSEESLLVPSSSISSSGKTRPGSALGTPAYMSPEQAAGKLDELGPETDVYSLGATLYHLLTGQSPFDGKIHEVIDKVQKGELVHPRDIASSVPPALAAICLKAMAHNPQQRYSSPQQIADDIERWLADEPVSAYSDTWSDQLSRLERKHRAWFRAGLVSASLIAILALISTLWINAERKRTDKYARSEELAKNNALNAKKTAEEKELESRRRLYIGNMNFARHAWEEARLFQLTQILEKTAPGTYADQCRDFEWYYWDRKAKEELKTLQGHASGVHSVTFSPDGKQLATAGGDSTARVWNVSTGQEIVTLQGHTSYLQTVAYSQDGSLLATAGGDKTIKLWNPSTGQLIRTLIGHSNEVSQVAFSQDGMRLASSSRDILSFPNKDITVKIWNVLTGNEIITLSGYTDGVLDIEFSPDDRIIAAAGGDGQITLWNATTYEKITSFKCHPYAIFDIAFSPDGAQIASASADRTIKIWNTKTYEEVKTFQGHLGAVSDVVFTPNGHQIVSGSVDRTIKVWDVVTGSELVSFASASNAPMGGATLGVAVSPDGSRIASAGDDGTVKLWDASLTFNSIVGKGHTQSVNCVACSPDNSRIVTGGQDELVKIWDASTGIELATLKGYPGSVRAVAFSPDGSMIAAAGMDTRRNPVRRDHSIKIWNSTTYQEIATLSGHERFIDDISFSPDSQRIASASNDMTARVWDVAKAKQICLFKGHNKLVMSVAFSPDGNRVASGGDDKTARLWDARTGQELMTFNGHEAVVSALQFSKDGTLLATGSWDSTIKLWDPISGQELKTLTGHAGFINSLEFNPVGTRLAAASTDGTIKLWDISTGEETLLLKKFHQKATSPKFVNEVAFSPDGTRLFSAHMDNSLVIWDARPWTDELRLQQQAMCLLNSVFQPKSTREKVFHAIESNQTFIEPVKQLALKMASSLPLGSLQKASEARK
- a CDS encoding ATP-dependent helicase, with amino-acid sequence MTTDSPQTASPPSVPLADLSRWQQDLNPEQRAAAQAGPAPLLIIAGAGTGKTTTLVHRVAHLIATGIDPGEILLLTFTRRAAAEMIRRVEQLLAVAAKSPGIARIHGRHVVGGTFHAIATRHLREFGQYLGLDADFTILDRSDAEDLMNQLRSELDITRQEKRFPLKGTCVEIYSRCVNTRQPLSLVLKETFPWCAEHEAGLKALFQLFTQRKEEQRILDYDDLLLFWLALLQDSPAVPLLRQRYKAVLVDEYQDTNALQGEIVRALRPDGQGLTVVGDDAQSIYSFRAATIENILRFDQEYPGTNVLTLSQNYRSSPEILAASNLVMSLATEGRKKQLWTNRPPQGKPLLVNCRDDNEQSTLVAERILELREMGVSLKGQAVLFRASHHSATLEIELSRRNIPFIKFGGLKFVEAAHVKDAMAMLRLAENPRDIVSALRVLLLLPGIGPKTARQLTERLGSGSSAFEPWREHTPAAATKIHWPVFVALLRTLVKGGQTTTPLPLQLAQVRQFLAPLLEQKYDHAPARLRDLEQLEIIAARYESRSQFLAELTLDPPTSTQDFAQDPLLDEDWITLSTIHSAKGLEWDAVYVLHAADGNIPADMATRNPREIEEERRLFYVALTRAKTHLQVYHPQRYYFHGKNQSDRHSYSQRTRFLPDDILTAWQVVTPRIQEPASQTHIANGLTTADVRKKIGRMWE
- a CDS encoding acyl-CoA thioesterase, which translates into the protein MPHFSTQRRVEFYETDMAGIVHFSNFFRYMEQAEHEFFRSLGLKISGKTAEGIEIGWPRVACQCDYRAPARYEEVITIDVTIIRQTTRSLTMSYVFSRDGKILASGEMTTVCCTMQEGALKAIEIPPSYLDRLPAVNFAGTSNDAP